From the Acidilutibacter cellobiosedens genome, one window contains:
- a CDS encoding Type 1 glutamine amidotransferase-like domain-containing protein, translating to MINILLSQYNFHDKWANGSVQKYIDTDDKVAVIPFSFNEKLIGNATEWENAYNKNYGKYYREIVEPFLQLGIKEENIILLNFFEDKEDDMKRIIEDSNVVFLTGGLPDMAAKRILEKNLLKHIDNEDKVIIGASAGALIQLSNYHITPDKDYSEFMYLKGLGLIKENFYVEVHYAETDLQKNCIQRVLKEETDTVYAIKDTGGIILDNNIITLLGDVVTFKEMTRINGNSARPS from the coding sequence ATGATAAACATATTATTGAGTCAATATAATTTCCATGATAAATGGGCTAATGGTTCGGTACAAAAATATATAGATACTGATGATAAAGTTGCGGTAATTCCCTTTTCTTTTAATGAAAAGCTGATTGGAAATGCTACGGAATGGGAAAATGCATATAATAAAAATTATGGAAAGTATTACCGAGAAATAGTTGAACCATTTTTGCAGCTTGGCATTAAAGAGGAAAATATTATTTTACTGAATTTTTTTGAAGATAAAGAGGATGATATGAAAAGAATAATAGAAGACAGTAATGTCGTATTTTTAACCGGCGGGCTTCCGGATATGGCAGCTAAGCGTATTTTAGAGAAAAATTTGCTTAAGCATATAGATAATGAGGACAAAGTAATTATAGGTGCAAGTGCGGGAGCTTTAATTCAATTGAGTAATTACCATATAACACCGGATAAGGATTATTCGGAATTTATGTATTTAAAAGGATTAGGCTTGATAAAAGAGAATTTTTATGTTGAAGTTCACTATGCGGAAACCGATCTGCAGAAAAATTGTATCCAAAGGGTATTAAAAGAGGAGACGGATACTGTTTATGCCATTAAGGATACCGGAGGAATAATTTTAGATAATAATATAATTACATTGCTCGGAGATGTGGTTACTTTTAAGGAGATGACAAGAATAAATGGAAATTCCGCAAGGCCTTCGTAG
- a CDS encoding Rpn family recombination-promoting nuclease/putative transposase, translating to MDQNTLLSPLNDLVFKALFGREQKQSKIILMDFLNSVLNLEEKDKITEIAYLNPFNLKEFRGDKESIMDLKVKTQKGERINIEIQVNNVDDFRKRSLYYWAKMYGETISEAEAYLTLKKSIVINILNFNIIEETERYHTEYKILEKEEHFPLIDDLSIHYIELPKFDDEKDVEKMKAIELWLTFIKRAADPESRGKLENLVERSEPLKMAKEMLEKISADEKLRQEYYAKEKARLDAISRMKYAEIKGMEKGIEKGIEKGIEKEKIKMVKNALKEGLKIELIEKLTGLNKEEIEKIRTKETLNE from the coding sequence GTGGATCAAAATACCTTATTAAGCCCATTAAACGACTTGGTATTTAAAGCATTATTTGGAAGAGAGCAGAAACAAAGCAAAATAATTCTTATGGACTTTTTAAATTCGGTACTAAACCTTGAAGAAAAAGATAAAATAACAGAAATAGCTTATTTAAATCCGTTTAATTTAAAAGAATTTCGAGGTGACAAAGAATCCATAATGGATTTAAAAGTAAAAACACAAAAAGGCGAAAGAATAAATATCGAAATTCAGGTAAATAATGTAGACGATTTCAGAAAAAGAAGTTTGTACTATTGGGCTAAAATGTACGGAGAAACCATATCGGAAGCGGAAGCATATTTGACATTGAAAAAAAGTATAGTCATAAATATATTGAATTTTAACATAATAGAAGAAACGGAAAGGTACCATACGGAATATAAGATATTGGAAAAAGAAGAACATTTTCCGCTGATAGACGATTTATCTATTCATTATATCGAACTTCCCAAATTTGACGACGAAAAAGATGTGGAAAAAATGAAAGCAATAGAACTGTGGCTGACATTCATAAAGAGAGCGGCAGATCCGGAAAGCAGAGGAAAATTAGAAAATTTGGTGGAAAGGAGTGAACCGTTAAAAATGGCTAAGGAAATGTTGGAAAAAATATCGGCTGACGAAAAGTTAAGACAGGAATACTATGCTAAAGAAAAAGCCAGACTGGACGCCATATCCAGAATGAAATATGCGGAAATCAAGGGTATGGAAAAAGGCATTGAAAAAGGCATTGAAAAAGGCATTGAAAAAGAAAAAATAAAAATGGTTAAAAACGCTTTAAAGGAAGGATTAAAAATAGAATTAATAGAAAAATTGACCGGACTTAATAAAGAAGAAATAGAAAAAATCAGAACTAAAGAAACATTGAATGAATAG
- a CDS encoding non-ribosomal peptide synthetase, whose amino-acid sequence MEINKRSYYNLTHPQKRIWYIDKVNLNSPVHNIGGCLNIKGNIDVEKMKETINLIVKGNEGLRLRITEKDGQLVQYVAEFKKEDIDFVDFSNYKEPEKEHERWAEGLFKRSFELEDSRLYYFAVYKIDEEEYGVLLKIHHIIADGWSTALIEKQICEIYTKLVRNEEVCFDGYHSYIDFIEEEREYLNSEKFIKNKNFWREKLKNPPEEFLYNTSNELEGRRLSFNIDNDLSKKIKEFLKYNRCSLNTLFIGLLLIYLRKTTYKNDLVIGTPVFNRIGRKQKSMVGMFTSTMPFRFLLDEELKGKDLIKSINRELKLCFFNQRYPYDILVKDLNLSRKGYDSLFKICVNYYNSQYINDINGMAGEVREYYSGNQGNSLQLTVKEWKDDNIILNFDYKIREYKEEEIQGMYKSMINILRQLLTDGDIKVRDIKLVDEREFNYKIYTLNSTDGPYPKKTVYELFEEQAIKAPHKIALEFRDEVMTYEQLNEKSNQLAHYLRQKGIGRGSVLGIMMNHSMELVIGILGILKAGGAYLPIDPEYPPERISYMLEDSKSAVLLTDFKAGRDIEFKGSIIDIKDINLNLYGKENPPKVNKLNDLAYIIYTSGTTGKPKGVMIEHRGLTNYIWWAKKMYLKDENEAMPLYSSISFDLTATSVFTPLISGNRIIIYNTDENEFVLYKILKENKATVVKLTPAHLTLLKDMDNRSSNIKRFIVGGDDLKISLTQEICESFGKNIEIYNEYGPTEATVGCMIHKYDMEKDRGISVPIGRPAGNVQIYILDGDLNVVPANATGEIYISGDGISRGYLNRPELTEEKFIENPFIKGRKMYKTGDLAKYLKDGSIEYKGRLDNQVKIRGYRIELGEIEKHLSENEAVKDAAVVFKEDSSGNKSLNAYIVKEKEITELELKNYLLKFLPRYMIPANFVFMDRFPLNLNGKVDAASLPNPVRVKKEFVKYKTEKERKLVEAVEEILGIENVSMNDNFYQLGGDSIKAIQISSRLKNEGLDIKVKDILSCDSVEEIGFHIRENQNIGMIDQGQSQGAIERTPITEWFFSRNFSDENRYNQYVLLKYNKISDIDKIRIAVGRLTEHHDTLRINYDRKNHRLYYNNDNSKSSSCVKYVDLSGYCGSEDNMSVKELIDKAEINFDIGKGPLFNVTIFDLSGGRQALLFTAHHLTVDGVSWRIILEDFLTAMKQLDNNEEVKLPAKTHSFKDWAKVLKEYSKKDFGEERRYWQEISDKSFVYPTDFDKGKDTVGTSGILIRDIDEDILNKLSKKTGEIYNTEFSETLIILLVLTISSMTNSDEVVIELEGHGRKDINDYIDVKRTVGWFTVMYPVYFRIEDGDLNLRIKSLKEQLRNVPDNGFNYGILRFLNNELEEREEKYIRFNYLGDFDNIIGDIPDIEFGLDSDEENSLTSLMDIDAFIIKGRLKLKITYSKNKFSESTIRRFADKYTETIKSLLNQCIKNDSKEFTPSDFDAADISQEDLDSLFK is encoded by the coding sequence ATGGAAATCAATAAAAGAAGCTATTACAATTTAACTCATCCGCAGAAAAGAATATGGTACATAGATAAGGTGAATTTGAATTCTCCCGTTCATAATATCGGGGGCTGTTTAAATATAAAGGGAAATATAGATGTTGAGAAGATGAAGGAAACAATTAACCTTATAGTAAAGGGAAATGAGGGGTTAAGGCTGAGAATCACTGAAAAAGACGGACAGCTTGTTCAGTATGTAGCGGAATTTAAGAAGGAAGATATAGATTTTGTAGATTTCAGTAATTACAAAGAGCCTGAAAAGGAACATGAGAGATGGGCGGAAGGTCTATTCAAAAGAAGTTTTGAATTGGAGGACAGCCGACTATATTATTTTGCAGTATATAAAATAGATGAAGAAGAATATGGGGTACTGTTGAAAATTCATCATATTATAGCCGACGGATGGTCAACGGCATTGATAGAAAAGCAGATATGCGAAATATACACCAAATTGGTAAGAAATGAAGAGGTTTGTTTTGATGGGTATCATTCATACATAGATTTCATAGAAGAAGAGAGGGAATACTTAAATTCCGAGAAATTTATAAAGAATAAAAATTTCTGGCGGGAAAAGCTTAAAAATCCGCCTGAAGAATTTTTGTACAATACTTCAAATGAATTGGAAGGCAGAAGGCTGTCATTTAATATTGACAATGATTTATCGAAGAAAATAAAAGAATTTTTAAAATATAACAGATGTTCTTTAAATACCTTGTTTATAGGGTTACTCCTCATATATTTAAGGAAGACCACATATAAAAACGATTTGGTAATAGGAACTCCCGTATTTAACAGGATTGGCAGGAAGCAGAAATCAATGGTGGGTATGTTTACAAGTACAATGCCTTTCAGGTTCCTGTTGGATGAAGAATTAAAGGGGAAAGATTTGATAAAATCGATTAATCGGGAGCTAAAACTTTGTTTTTTTAATCAAAGATACCCTTATGATATTTTGGTCAAGGATTTGAATTTGAGCAGAAAGGGATATGACAGTTTATTTAAGATATGTGTGAATTATTATAATTCCCAATATATTAACGATATCAACGGCATGGCAGGAGAAGTTCGGGAATATTACAGCGGAAACCAAGGAAATTCCCTGCAGTTGACGGTTAAGGAATGGAAGGATGATAATATAATTTTGAATTTCGATTATAAAATAAGGGAATATAAAGAGGAAGAAATTCAAGGCATGTATAAATCAATGATTAATATCTTAAGGCAGTTGCTGACAGATGGAGATATTAAAGTCAGAGATATAAAACTGGTTGATGAAAGAGAATTTAACTATAAGATATATACATTAAATTCAACGGATGGCCCTTACCCGAAAAAGACAGTATATGAACTCTTTGAGGAACAGGCAATTAAAGCTCCCCATAAAATTGCTTTGGAGTTTAGAGATGAGGTGATGACGTATGAACAGTTGAATGAAAAGTCAAACCAATTGGCTCATTATCTGAGACAAAAAGGTATAGGAAGGGGATCTGTACTGGGAATCATGATGAACCATTCCATGGAGTTGGTTATAGGGATATTGGGGATTTTAAAGGCAGGAGGAGCATATCTTCCCATAGATCCGGAATATCCTCCCGAAAGGATAAGTTATATGCTTGAGGACTCAAAAAGTGCTGTGCTCCTTACTGATTTTAAAGCTGGGAGAGATATTGAATTTAAGGGAAGTATAATTGATATAAAGGATATAAATTTAAATTTATATGGGAAGGAAAACCCGCCCAAAGTAAATAAATTAAATGATTTGGCTTATATCATATATACCTCCGGAACGACGGGAAAGCCAAAGGGAGTCATGATTGAACACAGAGGATTGACCAATTATATATGGTGGGCTAAAAAGATGTATTTGAAAGATGAAAATGAAGCTATGCCTTTATATTCTTCCATATCCTTTGATCTGACGGCAACATCCGTATTCACTCCTTTAATTTCCGGCAACAGGATTATAATTTACAATACCGATGAAAATGAATTCGTTTTATATAAGATATTGAAAGAAAATAAGGCAACGGTTGTAAAGCTTACCCCTGCTCATTTGACACTGTTAAAGGATATGGACAACAGAAGTTCCAATATAAAGAGGTTTATTGTAGGCGGAGATGACTTAAAAATAAGCCTAACACAAGAAATCTGCGAAAGTTTCGGTAAGAATATAGAAATATATAATGAATACGGTCCTACGGAGGCTACGGTAGGCTGCATGATACATAAATATGATATGGAAAAGGATAGAGGCATATCCGTACCCATAGGCAGGCCTGCTGGTAATGTACAGATTTACATATTGGACGGAGATTTAAATGTTGTTCCCGCAAATGCAACAGGAGAAATATATATATCGGGAGACGGAATTTCGAGAGGGTACCTGAACAGGCCGGAACTGACGGAAGAGAAGTTTATTGAAAATCCTTTTATTAAAGGAAGGAAAATGTATAAAACGGGAGATTTGGCAAAGTATCTAAAAGACGGGTCCATAGAATATAAAGGAAGGTTGGATAATCAAGTAAAGATAAGGGGATATCGTATCGAGCTTGGAGAAATAGAAAAGCATTTATCGGAAAATGAGGCTGTAAAGGATGCAGCTGTGGTGTTTAAGGAGGATTCATCCGGGAATAAATCACTAAATGCTTATATAGTTAAAGAAAAAGAAATTACGGAATTAGAACTGAAAAATTATCTTTTGAAATTTTTACCTAGATACATGATTCCGGCTAATTTTGTTTTTATGGACAGGTTTCCTTTAAATTTAAACGGAAAAGTGGATGCCGCCAGTCTCCCCAATCCCGTCAGGGTAAAAAAAGAATTTGTGAAGTATAAAACCGAGAAGGAAAGAAAATTGGTTGAAGCTGTAGAGGAGATATTGGGAATAGAAAATGTAAGTATGAATGATAATTTCTATCAGCTTGGCGGAGATTCCATAAAGGCAATTCAAATTTCTTCGAGGCTTAAAAATGAAGGATTGGATATTAAGGTTAAGGATATATTATCCTGTGATTCTGTTGAAGAGATAGGATTCCATATAAGAGAAAACCAAAATATCGGGATGATAGATCAGGGACAGAGTCAAGGTGCTATAGAAAGGACACCTATTACAGAATGGTTTTTCAGCCGGAATTTTTCTGATGAAAACCGTTATAACCAATATGTGCTGCTAAAATACAACAAAATTTCGGATATCGATAAAATCAGAATTGCTGTGGGTAGATTAACAGAACACCATGATACTTTAAGAATTAATTATGACAGAAAAAATCATAGATTATATTACAATAACGATAATTCAAAGAGCTCATCCTGTGTTAAATACGTTGATTTATCCGGATACTGCGGCTCAGAGGATAATATGAGCGTTAAAGAACTGATAGATAAAGCAGAGATTAATTTCGATATAGGAAAGGGTCCTTTGTTTAATGTAACTATTTTTGATTTGAGTGGCGGCAGGCAAGCCTTGTTATTTACAGCACATCATTTAACGGTGGACGGGGTTTCATGGAGAATAATATTGGAGGATTTCCTGACTGCAATGAAACAGCTTGATAATAATGAGGAAGTAAAACTGCCGGCGAAAACCCATTCCTTCAAAGACTGGGCAAAGGTACTGAAAGAATACTCCAAGAAGGATTTTGGGGAAGAAAGACGTTATTGGCAGGAAATATCGGATAAAAGTTTTGTTTACCCTACGGATTTTGATAAGGGAAAGGATACTGTGGGTACATCCGGTATTTTGATTAGAGATATAGATGAAGACATATTAAATAAACTTTCAAAAAAAACCGGAGAGATTTATAATACGGAATTCAGTGAAACTTTGATAATTCTATTGGTACTTACAATAAGCAGTATGACAAATAGTGACGAAGTAGTAATAGAATTGGAGGGACACGGAAGAAAGGACATAAACGATTATATTGATGTGAAAAGGACGGTAGGCTGGTTTACTGTTATGTATCCCGTATATTTCAGGATAGAAGACGGGGATTTAAACTTAAGGATTAAATCATTGAAGGAACAGCTTAGAAATGTACCTGACAACGGATTTAATTACGGTATTCTCAGATTTTTAAATAATGAGTTGGAGGAAAGGGAAGAGAAATATATAAGATTTAATTACCTTGGGGATTTCGACAATATCATAGGCGACATACCGGATATTGAATTCGGATTGGACAGTGATGAGGAGAATTCATTAACATCCCTGATGGATATAGATGCTTTCATAATAAAAGGAAGATTAAAATTGAAAATTACCTACAGCAAAAATAAGTTCAGTGAAAGTACAATTCGGAGATTTGCCGACAAATATACGGAAACAATAAAATCCCTTTTAAATCAATGCATAAAAAATGATTCCAAAGAATTCACCCCTTCGGATTTCGATGCTGCGGATATTTCACAGGAGGATTTGGACTCTCTTTTTAAATAG
- a CDS encoding cyclic peptide export ABC transporter encodes MKNFNGLPAALIIFLCMILLPFKTYALTDDTNIKIEKFIKENMDKGNIPGLFVTVVKDDKTVYEKGFGYSDVEKKERVTSKSLFEIGSNSKAFTALGILKLQKEGLIELNDEVTDYIPWLKVKYKGREVPVTIEQLLHHTSGIPFKTIDNIPVSNDDNAIDETVRTLIGIELDSEPGEKFQYATINYDVLGLIIEKATGSSYEEYIEENILKPMGLNNTYLYRDEDVSENMAKGYKIEFLKPALYDAPTYRGNKPAGYIMSNGEDMGKWLKIQMGTYNSSRFDRELIEESHNPNRKVPPLEDGSSYACGWYVYQKGGGEISHGGNNPNYSSFILLRPEDKTGIAVLGNTNSEYVGYIARGINGILQGEDYYEDVNDLNKNADMISVLLILISVLIIAGTLFFTVKALKEVFRKERFLNKKNSRDIFKFIFSLIFMIGLSYSIYLIPNILYRGVSWNFVFVWLPETVKTALYLVYISIWTVYVYSVFISLYKKEGDKSILILSILSVLSGFGNALIIFTINMAIRSGNDEKVKLLMYFILGIILYVYGQRIMRIRMIEITNGIVYSKRMEIVKGLLKTPYNKFEEIDKGRIQSTLNNDTETISRFVNIIISGVTSAITLICCFIYLGFINIYALLLSVIIILFIAGIYYLVGRYANRIGEEARDLQNIFFKFINDLIGGFKELSLNGKRKEEFQEDLEESCDRYKVKRGQSALAFANMFVVGELLFTIAIGAVVFILPLILKNLKEVSLESYVFILLYMTGPVHGILNAIPNAIEVRISLKRINGLLSQISSSDGKNNDSGINKKEDKIILKLKGIEYVYDKDGENSFKVGPIDYEFKSGEIFFITGGNGSGKSTLAKLLTGLYVPSKGYITLNGNRVSGRELSEKYSGVFSDFYLFDKLYGIDYKDKEEEIRKYLEILQLDNKVRIKEGKFDTIKLSTGQKKRLALLVAYLEDRPIYIFDEWAADQDPEFRLFFYDTILPELKERGKCVIAITHDDRYFNVADKIIKMDMGSFQTFK; translated from the coding sequence ATGAAAAATTTTAACGGATTGCCGGCTGCACTCATCATATTTTTATGTATGATACTGCTGCCCTTTAAAACTTATGCTTTGACCGATGATACAAATATAAAAATAGAAAAGTTTATAAAGGAAAATATGGACAAAGGTAATATTCCGGGATTGTTCGTCACTGTGGTTAAAGATGATAAGACTGTTTATGAAAAGGGGTTCGGGTATTCCGATGTTGAAAAAAAAGAAAGGGTTACTTCAAAGTCCCTCTTTGAAATAGGTTCCAACAGCAAGGCTTTTACTGCCTTGGGTATTTTGAAGCTGCAAAAAGAGGGGCTGATTGAACTAAACGATGAAGTGACGGACTACATACCTTGGCTGAAAGTCAAATACAAAGGAAGAGAAGTTCCCGTAACAATAGAACAACTGCTTCATCATACAAGCGGAATACCTTTTAAGACAATAGATAATATACCTGTTTCCAATGACGATAATGCAATTGATGAAACGGTCAGAACATTGATCGGCATTGAACTTGACAGTGAACCTGGAGAGAAATTTCAATATGCCACAATAAACTATGATGTTTTGGGGCTTATAATTGAAAAGGCAACGGGTTCAAGCTATGAAGAATATATTGAAGAAAATATTTTAAAACCCATGGGATTAAACAATACTTATCTCTACAGAGATGAAGACGTCAGTGAAAATATGGCGAAGGGGTATAAGATTGAATTCTTAAAACCTGCTCTATATGATGCACCTACCTACAGGGGCAATAAACCCGCAGGATATATTATGTCCAATGGGGAAGACATGGGGAAATGGCTCAAAATTCAGATGGGAACATATAACAGCTCCCGATTTGACAGAGAACTCATTGAAGAATCTCACAATCCCAACCGCAAGGTTCCGCCTTTGGAAGACGGTTCTTCATATGCCTGCGGATGGTATGTGTATCAAAAAGGAGGAGGAGAAATCTCTCACGGAGGGAATAATCCCAATTATTCGTCCTTCATATTGTTAAGGCCGGAAGATAAAACAGGTATTGCGGTACTCGGCAATACAAATTCCGAATACGTGGGTTATATTGCCCGGGGCATTAACGGAATACTTCAGGGAGAAGATTATTATGAAGATGTAAATGACTTAAATAAAAATGCGGACATGATTTCGGTTCTCCTTATACTTATTTCTGTCTTAATAATTGCCGGCACCTTATTTTTTACTGTAAAGGCACTGAAAGAGGTATTCAGAAAAGAGAGGTTTTTAAACAAAAAAAATTCAAGGGATATTTTTAAATTTATTTTTTCCTTAATCTTCATGATAGGGTTAAGCTACTCCATATATCTTATTCCAAACATTTTATACAGAGGGGTGTCTTGGAATTTTGTATTCGTGTGGCTTCCCGAAACCGTAAAGACGGCACTTTATTTAGTTTATATAAGTATTTGGACCGTATATGTATATTCGGTATTTATAAGCCTTTATAAAAAAGAAGGGGACAAATCCATATTGATATTATCAATATTAAGTGTCCTCAGCGGATTCGGCAATGCCCTTATAATTTTTACTATCAACATGGCTATAAGAAGCGGTAATGATGAAAAGGTTAAGCTTTTGATGTATTTTATCCTCGGTATAATTTTATATGTCTACGGTCAGAGAATTATGAGAATAAGGATGATAGAAATAACGAACGGGATAGTGTATTCAAAACGGATGGAGATTGTAAAAGGCCTTTTAAAAACCCCCTATAACAAATTTGAAGAAATAGATAAGGGAAGAATTCAGTCTACTTTAAATAATGATACGGAGACCATAAGCAGATTTGTAAATATTATAATCAGCGGAGTGACAAGCGCCATAACTCTTATATGCTGTTTTATATATTTAGGATTTATAAATATATATGCTTTGCTCCTTTCGGTAATAATAATATTGTTTATCGCAGGTATATACTATTTGGTGGGCAGGTATGCCAACAGGATTGGGGAGGAAGCAAGGGATCTGCAGAATATATTCTTTAAATTTATTAATGATTTAATAGGAGGATTTAAGGAATTAAGCCTTAACGGAAAGAGGAAGGAAGAATTTCAGGAGGATTTGGAAGAAAGCTGTGACAGGTATAAGGTTAAAAGAGGGCAGTCGGCCCTGGCGTTTGCAAATATGTTTGTGGTGGGAGAGCTTTTGTTTACTATTGCAATCGGTGCCGTAGTATTTATTTTACCTCTAATTTTAAAGAACTTAAAGGAAGTCAGCCTTGAAAGCTATGTTTTTATACTCCTTTATATGACGGGTCCCGTTCACGGCATATTAAATGCGATACCCAATGCTATTGAAGTCAGAATAAGTTTAAAAAGAATCAACGGTCTATTGTCCCAAATATCTTCTTCGGATGGTAAAAATAATGATAGTGGAATAAATAAAAAGGAAGATAAAATTATATTGAAGTTAAAGGGCATAGAATATGTTTATGATAAAGACGGCGAAAACAGTTTTAAGGTGGGGCCCATTGACTATGAGTTTAAATCGGGCGAAATATTTTTTATTACAGGGGGCAACGGCAGCGGAAAGTCAACCTTGGCTAAGCTGTTAACCGGTTTGTATGTACCTTCCAAGGGCTATATAACTTTGAACGGTAACAGGGTTTCGGGAAGAGAATTGAGTGAAAAATATTCCGGAGTTTTCAGTGATTTTTATTTATTTGACAAACTTTACGGCATAGATTATAAAGATAAAGAAGAGGAAATACGGAAATATTTAGAGATACTCCAGCTTGATAATAAGGTGCGGATAAAAGAAGGAAAGTTTGATACAATTAAATTGTCAACCGGACAGAAAAAAAGATTGGCTTTATTGGTGGCTTATTTGGAGGACAGGCCTATATACATATTTGACGAATGGGCGGCAGATCAGGACCCGGAATTCAGATTATTCTTTTACGATACCATTCTGCCTGAACTTAAAGAGAGGGGCAAATGCGTTATAGCCATAACCCATGACGACAGATATTTTAATGTTGCCGATAAGATTATAAAGATGGATATGGGAAGTTTTCAAACTTTCAAGTAA
- a CDS encoding IS110 family RNA-guided transposase produces the protein MKNNILSTLYVGIDVSSKTNVLCALDFEGNKLLNLKALNNQPGAESILDSIIRCLDSNSLKYVVIALESTSFYSTHIANFLASNEILLAYKPLVYCLNPKTVANYRKTFVDMDKTDPLDAYVIADFARCGKITSKPWRGSQFLALQRLTRHRLHLIEGITREKAYMVSNIYLKFSELTVLDKEERPFSNTYGVTSSAILTEYLSLDDITYSSVEDLVAFIRDKGKNRFNDPNRTAQVLQKAARDSYRLDKILYEPLNVAIASSFNVVKALEDEVKTIDKAIERNIKGINPTEYQSLISIPGVGPVLASGILSEIGTITSFDSHNSLAKYAGLTWRVNQSGNYSSDETRMTKTGNKYLRYYLIEAANSVKNHVPEYKEYYYKKYGEVTTHQHKRALALTSRKFVRLVFGLLTKNQIYSNDKVGEIN, from the coding sequence ATGAAGAACAATATTCTATCAACTTTATACGTAGGTATTGATGTAAGTTCTAAGACTAATGTCTTATGCGCTCTAGATTTTGAAGGCAATAAACTTCTTAACCTTAAGGCTTTGAATAACCAACCTGGTGCCGAATCTATCTTAGATAGTATTATTAGGTGTTTAGATTCTAATAGCCTAAAATATGTTGTTATTGCCCTGGAATCTACTTCTTTCTACAGTACCCACATTGCAAACTTTCTTGCTTCTAATGAGATTCTATTAGCCTACAAACCTCTTGTATACTGTCTTAATCCTAAAACTGTTGCAAATTACAGAAAGACTTTTGTAGACATGGATAAAACAGATCCTCTAGATGCATATGTCATTGCTGATTTTGCTCGTTGTGGCAAAATTACTTCTAAGCCTTGGCGTGGATCGCAGTTTCTTGCACTCCAGCGATTAACTAGACATCGTCTTCATTTAATTGAAGGTATTACTAGAGAAAAAGCTTATATGGTGTCCAACATTTATCTTAAGTTTAGTGAATTAACAGTATTAGATAAAGAAGAACGCCCATTTTCTAACACTTACGGTGTCACCTCTTCAGCCATATTAACTGAATATTTGTCCTTAGATGATATTACCTATTCATCTGTTGAGGACTTAGTTGCTTTCATTAGAGATAAAGGTAAAAATCGCTTTAATGATCCTAACAGGACTGCTCAGGTGCTCCAGAAGGCTGCTAGAGATTCCTATCGTCTTGATAAAATCCTTTATGAACCTTTAAATGTTGCAATCGCTTCATCTTTCAATGTAGTCAAAGCATTAGAAGATGAAGTTAAAACCATTGATAAGGCTATTGAAAGGAATATCAAAGGGATTAATCCTACTGAATATCAATCCCTAATCTCTATTCCAGGAGTTGGGCCAGTACTTGCTAGTGGAATTCTTTCTGAGATAGGAACCATCACTTCCTTTGATTCTCACAATTCTCTAGCTAAATATGCAGGCCTAACTTGGAGAGTTAATCAATCAGGTAATTATTCTTCAGATGAGACCAGAATGACTAAGACTGGCAATAAATACCTTAGATACTATTTAATCGAGGCTGCCAATAGTGTTAAAAATCATGTACCAGAATACAAAGAGTACTATTACAAGAAGTACGGTGAAGTAACAACTCACCAACATAAAAGAGCCCTCGCACTTACATCTCGTAAATTTGTTCGTCTGGTTTTTGGATTGCTGACTAAAAACCAAATCTACTCCAATGATAAAGTTGGAGAGATAAATTAA